A section of the Agrobacterium tumefaciens genome encodes:
- a CDS encoding P1 family peptidase, giving the protein MTLLTNLLTDISGVSVGNVTDLSIGSGVTAIVFEKPVIASGSVLGGAPGGRDIGLLDPAMTVETVDAFVLSGGSAFGLDAAGGVQAGLREIGRGLQVGSTRVPIAPQAILMDLLNGGDKNWGLHSPYREMGYAAFKAARAAPFELGTVGAGTGATTATFKGGLGSASAISSSGYKVAAIVAVNALGSATLGASRHFWSAPFEVSGEFGESGFPQSFEPDDTALRLKGVNLTATTIGAVVTDAALTKAQAHRLSIMAHDGLARAVLPAHLPSDGDTMFAAATGEKPLEGGIHFAELCHLATLTMARAVARGVYEATALPVEGAQKAYRDLHGLRSTDE; this is encoded by the coding sequence ATGACGCTACTCACCAATCTTCTGACGGATATTTCAGGCGTTTCGGTCGGCAATGTCACCGATCTTTCCATTGGCTCCGGGGTGACGGCGATTGTTTTCGAAAAGCCGGTCATTGCCTCGGGTTCTGTTTTGGGCGGCGCGCCGGGCGGGCGTGATATCGGCCTGCTCGATCCGGCGATGACGGTGGAAACGGTGGATGCCTTCGTGCTGTCGGGCGGCTCGGCCTTTGGGTTGGATGCGGCAGGCGGTGTTCAGGCCGGGCTGCGGGAGATCGGCCGCGGACTTCAGGTGGGTTCTACCCGCGTACCCATCGCGCCACAGGCGATCCTCATGGATCTGCTGAACGGCGGTGACAAAAATTGGGGATTGCATTCGCCCTATCGCGAGATGGGATATGCCGCTTTCAAGGCGGCGCGTGCGGCGCCTTTCGAACTCGGGACGGTCGGCGCCGGAACCGGGGCGACGACCGCGACCTTCAAGGGAGGGCTCGGCTCGGCAAGTGCTATCAGTTCCAGCGGTTATAAAGTGGCAGCTATTGTCGCCGTCAACGCGCTTGGCTCGGCAACCCTTGGCGCGAGCCGCCACTTCTGGTCGGCGCCGTTTGAAGTGTCTGGGGAGTTTGGCGAAAGCGGGTTTCCGCAAAGCTTTGAACCGGACGATACCGCCTTGCGCCTGAAGGGCGTCAACCTCACGGCAACGACCATCGGCGCGGTCGTGACGGATGCCGCACTCACGAAAGCGCAGGCGCATCGCCTTTCCATTATGGCGCATGACGGGCTGGCTCGCGCCGTGCTTCCCGCCCATCTGCCGAGTGACGGCGACACCATGTTTGCGGCGGCGACCGGGGAAAAACCGCTCGAAGGCGGCATTCATTTCGCCGAGCTTTGCCACCTCGCCACCCTCACCATGGCGAGGGCAGTGGCGCGCGGCGTCTATGAGGCAACAGCGCTGCCGGTGGAGGGGGCGCAAAAAGCCTATCGTGATCTTCACGGGCTGAGGTCGACCGATGAGTGA